A genomic stretch from Doryrhamphus excisus isolate RoL2022-K1 chromosome 23, RoL_Dexc_1.0, whole genome shotgun sequence includes:
- the LOC131110517 gene encoding neuronal acetylcholine receptor subunit alpha-9-II isoform X1, which yields MKYNLFVCTCSGPLSAGSLCPQAPQRFDGELLQRPSTRGGHGPSTQRHFADHALSDQRYDYCCVCVQDERNQVLVAYLWIRQRWHDAYLKWNKEDYDGLEIIHIPSNLVWRPDLVLYNKADDALSGPMDTNVKLRYNGEITWDAPAITKSSCVVDVSYFPFDSQQCNLTFGSWTYNGNQVDIFMGMDSGDLSDFVENVEWECHGMPATKNVIMYGCCSDPYPDITYTVLLQRRSSFYIFNLLLPCFLISFLAPLGFYLPADSGEKVSLGVTVLLALTVFQLMVAESMPPSESVPLIGKYYIATMTMVTASTSLTIFIMNIHFCGAEAKPVPHWAKVLIIDYMSKIFCVYEVGENCASSSSSSTSSSPSAHPVQDPVTHKYLTHHSQANGHKNPGPQTPKPQHHPRMKTEQHLTRAERSLLSTFPLGKYESSNGKLSAGERCKEDQKVPCCPGDKNPPCCLEDKKPPAPGSMVTFGPCVLCRHDNGLPGGDPKLVRNVEYIANCFREQRATCAKGAEWKKIAKVMDRFFMWIFFIMVFLMSILVIGKAP from the exons atgaaatataacctTTTTGTTTGTACCTGCAGTGGTCCACTCAGCGCAGGGTCGCTATGCCCACAAGCTCCTCAGCGATTTGATGGAGAACTACTCCAGCGCCCTTCGACCCGTGGAGGACACGGACCGAGCACTCAACGTCACTTTGCAGATCACGCTCTCTCAGATCAAAGATATG ATTActgctgtgtgtgcgtgcaggatGAGAGGAACCAGGTGTTGGTGGCCTACCTGTGGATAAGACAGAGATGGCATGACGCATACCTGAAGTGGAATAAAGAGGACTACGACGGCCTGGAGATCATTCACATCCCCAGCAACCTCGTATGGAGGCCCGACCTCGTCCTCTATAACAA AGCTGACGACGCGTTGTCTGGGCCCATGGACACCAACGTGAAGCTACGCTACAATGGCGAGATCACTTGGGACGCCCCCGCCATCACCAAGAGCTCCTGCGTGGTGGATGTGTCCTACTTCCCCTTTGACAGCCAGCAATGTAACCTGACTTTTGGATCCTGGACCTACAATGGAAACCAG GTGGACATCTTTATGGGCATGGACAGCGGCGACCTGTCCGACTTTGTGGAAAATGTCGAGTGGGAGTGCCACGGCATGCCGGCCACCAAGAACGTCATCATGTACGGCTGTTGCTCCGACCCCTACCCCGACATCACCTACACCGTGCTCCTTCAGCGCCGTTCCTCCTTCTACATCTTCAACCTCCTCCTGCCGTGCTTCCTCATCTCCTTCTTGGCTCCCCTGGGATTCTACCTGCCCGCAGACTCCGGGGAGAAGGTTTCCCTGGGGGTCACCGTGCTTctggctctcactgtgtttCAGCTCATGGTGGCCGAGAGTATGCCTCCCTCGGAGAGCGTGCCTCTTATCG GCAAGTACTACATCGCCACGATGACCATGGTCACGGCCTCCACATCGCTCACCATCTTCATCATGAACATCCACTTCTGTGGCGCTGAGGCCAAACCAGTTCCCCACTGGGCCAAGGTCCTCATCATTGACTACATGTCCAAGATCTTCTGTGTGTATGAGGTGGGTGAGAActgtgcctcctcctcctcctcatccacgTCCTCTTCTCCATCCGCTCACCCGGTCCAGGATCCTGTCACTCACAAGTACCTCACACACCATAGTCAAGCAAACGGCCATAAGAACCCCGGACCCCAGACCCCTAAACCGCAACACCACCCCAGAATGAAAACCGAGCAACACCTCACCAGAGCGGAGAGGAGTCTCTTGTCCACGTTTCCACTCGGGAAGTACGAAAGCTCCAATGGGAAGCTTTCGGCCGGGGAACGCTGTAAAGAAGACCAGAAGGTTCCGTGTTGCCCCGGCGACAAAAATCCACCCTGCTGCCTGGAGGACAAAAAACCCCCAGCCCCAGGCTCCATGGTGACATTTGGCCCATGTGTGTTATGTCGTCATGACAACGGCCTCCCCGGCGGTGACCCCAAGCTGGTGCGTAATGTCGAGTACATTGCCAATTGTTTCCGAGAGCAGAGGGCCACGTGCGCTAAGGGGGCGGAGTGGAAGAAGATTGCTAAAGTGATGGACAGGTTCTTCATGTGGATTTTCTTCATCATGGTGTTCCTCATGAGCATCCTTGTCATTGGGAAGGCCCCGTGA
- the LOC131110517 gene encoding neuronal acetylcholine receptor subunit alpha-9-II isoform X2: MMRILCLAMLLPSVVHSAQGRYAHKLLSDLMENYSSALRPVEDTDRALNVTLQITLSQIKDMDERNQVLVAYLWIRQRWHDAYLKWNKEDYDGLEIIHIPSNLVWRPDLVLYNKADDALSGPMDTNVKLRYNGEITWDAPAITKSSCVVDVSYFPFDSQQCNLTFGSWTYNGNQVDIFMGMDSGDLSDFVENVEWECHGMPATKNVIMYGCCSDPYPDITYTVLLQRRSSFYIFNLLLPCFLISFLAPLGFYLPADSGEKVSLGVTVLLALTVFQLMVAESMPPSESVPLIGKYYIATMTMVTASTSLTIFIMNIHFCGAEAKPVPHWAKVLIIDYMSKIFCVYEVGENCASSSSSSTSSSPSAHPVQDPVTHKYLTHHSQANGHKNPGPQTPKPQHHPRMKTEQHLTRAERSLLSTFPLGKYESSNGKLSAGERCKEDQKVPCCPGDKNPPCCLEDKKPPAPGSMVTFGPCVLCRHDNGLPGGDPKLVRNVEYIANCFREQRATCAKGAEWKKIAKVMDRFFMWIFFIMVFLMSILVIGKAP; this comes from the exons ATGATGCGAATACTCTGTCTGGCTATGCTGCTTccttcag TGGTCCACTCAGCGCAGGGTCGCTATGCCCACAAGCTCCTCAGCGATTTGATGGAGAACTACTCCAGCGCCCTTCGACCCGTGGAGGACACGGACCGAGCACTCAACGTCACTTTGCAGATCACGCTCTCTCAGATCAAAGATATG gatGAGAGGAACCAGGTGTTGGTGGCCTACCTGTGGATAAGACAGAGATGGCATGACGCATACCTGAAGTGGAATAAAGAGGACTACGACGGCCTGGAGATCATTCACATCCCCAGCAACCTCGTATGGAGGCCCGACCTCGTCCTCTATAACAA AGCTGACGACGCGTTGTCTGGGCCCATGGACACCAACGTGAAGCTACGCTACAATGGCGAGATCACTTGGGACGCCCCCGCCATCACCAAGAGCTCCTGCGTGGTGGATGTGTCCTACTTCCCCTTTGACAGCCAGCAATGTAACCTGACTTTTGGATCCTGGACCTACAATGGAAACCAG GTGGACATCTTTATGGGCATGGACAGCGGCGACCTGTCCGACTTTGTGGAAAATGTCGAGTGGGAGTGCCACGGCATGCCGGCCACCAAGAACGTCATCATGTACGGCTGTTGCTCCGACCCCTACCCCGACATCACCTACACCGTGCTCCTTCAGCGCCGTTCCTCCTTCTACATCTTCAACCTCCTCCTGCCGTGCTTCCTCATCTCCTTCTTGGCTCCCCTGGGATTCTACCTGCCCGCAGACTCCGGGGAGAAGGTTTCCCTGGGGGTCACCGTGCTTctggctctcactgtgtttCAGCTCATGGTGGCCGAGAGTATGCCTCCCTCGGAGAGCGTGCCTCTTATCG GCAAGTACTACATCGCCACGATGACCATGGTCACGGCCTCCACATCGCTCACCATCTTCATCATGAACATCCACTTCTGTGGCGCTGAGGCCAAACCAGTTCCCCACTGGGCCAAGGTCCTCATCATTGACTACATGTCCAAGATCTTCTGTGTGTATGAGGTGGGTGAGAActgtgcctcctcctcctcctcatccacgTCCTCTTCTCCATCCGCTCACCCGGTCCAGGATCCTGTCACTCACAAGTACCTCACACACCATAGTCAAGCAAACGGCCATAAGAACCCCGGACCCCAGACCCCTAAACCGCAACACCACCCCAGAATGAAAACCGAGCAACACCTCACCAGAGCGGAGAGGAGTCTCTTGTCCACGTTTCCACTCGGGAAGTACGAAAGCTCCAATGGGAAGCTTTCGGCCGGGGAACGCTGTAAAGAAGACCAGAAGGTTCCGTGTTGCCCCGGCGACAAAAATCCACCCTGCTGCCTGGAGGACAAAAAACCCCCAGCCCCAGGCTCCATGGTGACATTTGGCCCATGTGTGTTATGTCGTCATGACAACGGCCTCCCCGGCGGTGACCCCAAGCTGGTGCGTAATGTCGAGTACATTGCCAATTGTTTCCGAGAGCAGAGGGCCACGTGCGCTAAGGGGGCGGAGTGGAAGAAGATTGCTAAAGTGATGGACAGGTTCTTCATGTGGATTTTCTTCATCATGGTGTTCCTCATGAGCATCCTTGTCATTGGGAAGGCCCCGTGA